The Natrinema versiforme genome segment ACGGACAGCCTCAGGAACGAACACTCAAGTAACGTGTATTTTGACGGGGCTAGGCAACCCAATTCAATAGAACCGCGTCCAAAGAACGAGGTGTGGTGAAAGAGATCCACGAAGTCACAGGCCACTCGGTCTTTACGTATCCGAGCGAGATCGTCGTCGAACTCCGTGGCCAGACAATCGACGAGGAATTCACTTCCATCACTTATCAGTTTGAACCGATCCGATCCGGGTCGGAACAAGTGCAACCACGCGAGCCGATCGACGATTCCCACCGTAATATCGTCGATAACGCCTTGGCTGAGGCTGGGTACGAACTGATGTCGAAATAACAGTAGAAATTAACCACGAAGGTGACTGACCTAATGCCAACAACCGTTACTTGTCCACGCTGTGACGCCCCGATGGACACACCGAATTCTGATGATCGGGCTACTGCTGCTTCTAGTACTATTGTGTACACATGTCAGACAGAGTCTTGTCCACAGATGGCGGTAATCCACGTTCGAAATCACTTCTGATCTAACATTCGTGGGTGAGAAGTAATCCAGCTGAATCGCAAGATCCCGGTCGGGACTATAGATATCCTAATCCTCGTCAAACTCCTCAATCCCACAGGCTATAAGTCCGTGCTTACAGTTTCAGCATCCATGATTCCGTTTTACATCGGGGAAGTAATGCGCAAGCGAGCAGCGGAACTCGAGAAGGACCGGAAGGCTTCTCGAGCCGTTGAGAAGCTGACTGAACCGGATGCTGAATTAGTAGTTGTGACAGAAGACGGGGACCCGGTCGGAGTTTTCACTCATTCTGAGGTGGTTACGTTAGTCGATGACGAAACGGATGTCTCTACCACGACGCTTGCGGAATGCTCACTATCACCGGTGGCAACGGTCAACGAATCGGAAAGTATCGAAACCGCGGCCGCGATGATGAAGAAGAACGGCCTCAGGTATCTACTCGTCACGAAAGCGAGTGAGATCATTGGCTACCTCACGGATCGCGATATCTCCCAGGCGGTCGCAGATTCCGAAAAAGAGTCATCCAAGTAGGTCAGAATATGCCAGCCACATATTCCGGATTGTGAATACGAGTAAGAAGGCGAGGAATGCAAGCGTCGCATATTCAGTATGACCGAATACCCAGAGCCCCCCGGCTAGGACGAGTATCACCAGTACGTAGGGATTGAGGTTATATGCGATAATGTCACTCACGCCACTGCCGCCATCTCTACTACTCATTTGATGTGGCTCATTAAACCCAAGAGAGGTAATATATCTGGTTGAACTCTATCCATCTTAGATCACTGTTCTCGTTCCAGTTCGTCGTGAACATGAGGTTGGGGGGGTTCGTCGACGAGTTCGTCGACTTCCTCTCCGCAGTGGGGACAATACTGTTGCCCTTGCCGTCGGCGCTCCAGTTCCTCGACAAATCCGGAAGCGACGATACCAGCAGGGAGTGCAAACAGCGCAATACCGAGGAGTGCGACTGTCGCCCCCAGTGCACGGCCAAGTGGCGTCACGGGGACGACATCGCCGTATCCGACGGTCGTCAGCGTAACGATGCCCCACCAGATCGCAGCCGGAATGCTGGAAAATACCTCGGGCTGTGCGGCCCGCTCGACGTAGTACATCAGGCTGGAAACGAACACCAACCAAATGCTCATCACAAGGACGGTGATAAGCAATTCCTCAGATTTTCGCCGGAAAACGTTCGTGATCAACGTCAGCGAACTTGAGTATCGCGCGATCTTCAGTAGGCGGAACAGCCGGAAGATACGGAGCATCCGTTCTGCGCCCGCCTCGCCGAGTACGATCGGGAGGTAGAACGGGAAGATCGCGATCAGGTCAATAAGCGCGTAGGGGGAAAGCATGAACCGAATGCGACCACGAATCGGGCTCGAGTAGCGCTCGTCGACCGTACACGACCAGACCCGGAGCAGGTACTCGACAGTGAACACACCGACACAGAACACGTCGAACGCAGCGAAAAGTTGGCCG includes the following:
- a CDS encoding ion transporter, whose product is MAMDSSRPPKERVYLLLDGRHKESWLSLGTNLFIMALIVLNVATFIAGTVSWIGARYGQLFAAFDVFCVGVFTVEYLLRVWSCTVDERYSSPIRGRIRFMLSPYALIDLIAIFPFYLPIVLGEAGAERMLRIFRLFRLLKIARYSSSLTLITNVFRRKSEELLITVLVMSIWLVFVSSLMYYVERAAQPEVFSSIPAAIWWGIVTLTTVGYGDVVPVTPLGRALGATVALLGIALFALPAGIVASGFVEELERRRQGQQYCPHCGEEVDELVDEPPQPHVHDELEREQ
- a CDS encoding cyclic nucleotide-binding/CBS domain-containing protein, producing the protein MIPFYIGEVMRKRAAELEKDRKASRAVEKLTEPDAELVVVTEDGDPVGVFTHSEVVTLVDDETDVSTTTLAECSLSPVATVNESESIETAAAMMKKNGLRYLLVTKASEIIGYLTDRDISQAVADSEKESSK